The following coding sequences are from one Melanotaenia boesemani isolate fMelBoe1 chromosome 19, fMelBoe1.pri, whole genome shotgun sequence window:
- the lman1 gene encoding protein ERGIC-53, whose amino-acid sequence MAVSIARRPAANARLLILSFLTALIFHFSVADVATGASNTEEPPHRRFEYKYSFKGPHLSQSDGSIPFWIHTGNAIPSADQVRITPSLRSQRGSVWTKNKVTFEHWEAEVTFRVSGRGRMGADGLAVWFTSVQGLDGPVYGAADQWNGVGVFFDSFDNDGKKNNPAIIVVGNNGNLVYDHQNDGSTQALGTCLRDFRNKPYPIKAKITYYKKTLTVMINNGFTPDKEDYEFCTKVDNMIIPTEGFFGISAATGGLADDHDVLSFLLFRLTEPGQQPPPVESEIPKEEKDKYQEEFQNFQQELDKKKEEFQKEHPKVQGEPIDDLYESVNDREIRQVFEGQNRIHLEIKQLHRQLAMILDEQRRYVSVLTDEVAKKGANAGSGQVDLASQQLGSVISTQQEVLRNLNELRNSFYESLKQIGSAQHQGNAVGMGTYETIQHFNDIKEHLHIVKRDMEHLVQRNVQNPADKVVKCPEVPPMPSCLSTAHFAIFVIIQSVLFFCYIMYKSQQEAAAKKFF is encoded by the exons ATGGCGGTGTCCATTGCACGGCGCCCGGCTGCCAACGCTCGACTGTTGATATTAAGTTTTCTCACAGCGTTAATTTTTCACTTCAGTGTCGCCGACGTCGCCACAGGTGCCTCGAACACAGAAGAACCTCCTCACCGCCGATTTGAGTACAAATATAGCTTCAAAGGGCCGCACCTGTCTCAGAGCGACGGTAGTATCCCGTTTTGGATCCACACTGGAA ATGCCATTCCAAGTGCCGATCAGGTCCGCATTACACCATCCCTCAGAAGTCAGAGGGGCTCTGTTTGGACGAAAAACAAAGTCACCTTTGAACACTGGGAGGCAGAGGTGACCTTCAGAGTTTCTGGAAGAGGCAGAATGGGGGCGGACGGTTTG GCAGTGTGGTTCACCAGTGTACAAGGCCTTGACGGTCCGGTGTACggtgctgctgatcagtggaATGGAGTGGGGGTCTTCTTCGACTCTTTTGACAATGATGGAAAG AAAAATAACCCAGCTATAATTGTTGTGGGGAACAATGGTAACCTTGTTTATGACCATCAAAA TGATGGCTCCACACAAGCCCTTGGTACATGTTTACGAGATTTCCGCAACAAACCCTATCCCATCAAAGCCAAAATAACATACTACAAAAAGACATTGACG GTCATGATCAACAATGGTTTTACTCCAGACAAAGAAGACTATGAGTTCTGTACAAAGGTGGATAACATGATCATTCCTACTGAGGGCTTCTTTGGCATTTCAGCTGCTACTGGTGGTTTAGCAG ATGACCACGATGTTCTGTCCTTCTTGTTATTCAGACTCACAGAGCCAGGCCAGCAGCCG CCCCCAGTTGAGTCTGAGATTCCTAAAGAAGAGAAGGACAAGTACCAGGAGGAATTTCAGAACTTCCAGCAAGAGcttgataaaaagaaagaggagttTCAGAAGGAGCACCCAAAAGTCCAAGGAGAGCCAA TTGATGATTTGTATGAAAGCGTGAATGACCGGGAAATCCGGCAGGTGTTTGAAGGTCAGAACCGGATCCACctggaaataaaacagcttCACCGGCAGCTTGCTATGATCCTGGATGAGCAGCGGCGATATGTCTCCGTTCTCACAGATGAGGTTGCCAAAAAGGGAGCAAACGCTGGATCAGGACAG GTGGATTTAGCCAGTCAGCAGCTGGGTTCCGTCATATCCACACAGCAGGAGGTTCTCCGGAATCTGAATGAGCTGAG AAACTCCTTCTATGAGTCACTGAAACAGATCGGCTCTGCCCAGCATCAGGGTAATGCGGTTGGCATGGGGACATATGAGACTATTCAGCACTTCAACGACATCAAGGAACATCTGCACATAGTGAAAAGGGACATGGAGCACCTTGTCCAACGAAATGTCCAG aaTCCTGCAGATAAAGTTGTAAAATGCCCCGAGGTGCCTCCAATGCCTTCCTGCTTATCCACTGCTCATTTTGCAATATTTGTCATCATCCAGTCAGTGCTGTTCTTCTGCTACATCATGTACAA AAGTCAACAAGAAGCAGCTGCAAAGAAGTTCTTTTGa